A genomic region of Devosia ginsengisoli contains the following coding sequences:
- a CDS encoding glucosamine inositolphosphorylceramide transferase family protein has translation MLLRNRLRAQGYQADLCEGENGAHRASVFNRILSLEAKRFGPCLASRASVADTTSSADADLVIDLTGRVARQDRRTLSLTIAGQSSVSAGFAEMFASGDLPELVVWRGGAAVASATPMISNMLWLSRAADELLAGAAALLEQATHRYFAGKLSPVAIADTPPPRHGFLRHYLPHAARAAFRQASARLGRRRPFYWQVGYRQAAGFTPEQADLGPAVFTVLPDDGERFYADPFLFAHDGQTFLFVEEFPYALGRGVVSVSMLEPAGHFGRPRIVLEEAYHLSYPQVIAHAGEIFMLPESGGAKRLVLYRAETFPERWVVDTVLLEGVDINDATLIRRDGLFYLFATMRVGPGSASDTMVVYSAADLRGPYTPHRLNPIAIDRSGARPGGTILSQDGRFWLKVQDGTKRYGGGLGLREILQLDADDVRLGPVLPIAAPITSRFAAIHTFNSAAGLEVVDSAG, from the coding sequence TTGCTCCTGCGCAACCGGCTGCGCGCCCAAGGGTATCAGGCGGATTTATGCGAAGGCGAGAATGGCGCGCACCGAGCTTCCGTGTTCAACCGCATCCTTTCGCTTGAGGCGAAGCGCTTCGGGCCGTGCCTTGCCAGCCGGGCGTCGGTGGCCGACACAACGTCCAGTGCAGATGCCGACCTGGTCATCGATCTGACGGGCAGAGTTGCGCGCCAGGACCGCAGGACTCTGAGCCTGACGATTGCCGGCCAAAGTAGCGTCAGCGCCGGCTTTGCGGAAATGTTTGCCAGTGGAGACCTGCCCGAACTGGTGGTCTGGCGTGGCGGCGCAGCCGTCGCATCCGCAACCCCGATGATTTCGAATATGCTCTGGCTCTCACGTGCAGCCGATGAGCTGTTAGCGGGTGCAGCCGCCTTGCTTGAACAGGCGACCCATCGGTATTTCGCTGGCAAGCTCTCCCCCGTAGCGATTGCGGACACGCCGCCCCCACGCCACGGCTTTCTTCGTCATTATCTGCCGCACGCAGCGAGAGCTGCCTTTCGTCAGGCCAGCGCCAGGCTCGGCCGCCGCCGGCCCTTCTACTGGCAGGTCGGCTATCGGCAGGCTGCTGGCTTCACGCCCGAGCAAGCAGACCTGGGGCCCGCAGTGTTTACAGTCCTACCGGACGATGGTGAGCGCTTTTACGCCGACCCATTTCTCTTTGCACATGACGGCCAAACCTTCCTTTTCGTCGAGGAATTTCCTTACGCGCTGGGGCGGGGCGTGGTCTCAGTCAGCATGCTGGAGCCAGCCGGGCATTTCGGCCGCCCCCGGATCGTACTTGAGGAGGCCTACCATCTCTCCTATCCACAGGTGATCGCCCATGCCGGGGAGATATTCATGCTTCCCGAAAGCGGTGGTGCCAAACGACTGGTGCTCTATCGTGCGGAGACCTTTCCCGAGCGTTGGGTAGTGGACACAGTCCTGCTCGAAGGCGTGGACATCAACGACGCCACCCTGATCAGGCGGGATGGGCTGTTCTATCTCTTTGCTACTATGCGTGTCGGTCCCGGCAGCGCTTCGGATACTATGGTCGTGTATTCCGCAGCAGACCTGCGTGGTCCCTACACCCCGCACCGGCTCAATCCGATCGCCATCGACCGTTCCGGAGCTCGTCCGGGTGGCACGATTCTGTCTCAGGACGGGCGGTTCTGGCTCAAGGTGCAGGATGGAACCAAGCGCTATGGCGGCGGACTGGGCCTAAGGGAAATCCTGCAGCTTGATGCTGACGACGTGCGCCTGGGGCCGGTTCTGCCCATCGCGGCGCCAATCACCTCGCGCTTCGCGGCCATTCATACGTTCAATTCAGCGGCGGGCCTGGAGGTGGTGGACAGCGCCGGCTGA
- the wecB gene encoding non-hydrolyzing UDP-N-acetylglucosamine 2-epimerase translates to MNHITTQRRERKKLLVVFGTRPEALKCFPVVREALAHRDFLTKVCVTAQHREMVDQVVALTGMPVHYDLDIMQPGQSLFDVTTRVLRGMEAILDDARPDIVMVQGDTTTAMAASLAAFYKRIPVAHVEAGLRSHNIDSPFPEELNRHITGNIATWHFAPTEQARSNLLAEGKDASRIFVTGNTVIDTLLYFSGKLDTDQALSAALASGFPFLDPAKKLILVTSHRRENQNGGLQRICAALKTLAARGDVQIVYPVHPSPAVRTTVEAELSQVPNIFLIEPQDYLPFLYLQKQSYLVLTDSGGVQEEAPSLGKPVLVMRDNTERPEGVAAGTARLVGTDTDALVAHCSALLNDPASYQSMAQRRNPYGDGLASARIVEELTENV, encoded by the coding sequence ATGAATCACATCACAACACAGCGTCGAGAGCGTAAGAAACTGCTGGTCGTGTTCGGCACGCGACCTGAGGCACTCAAGTGCTTTCCGGTGGTACGGGAGGCCCTTGCGCATCGGGACTTTCTGACAAAAGTCTGTGTCACGGCCCAGCATCGGGAAATGGTGGACCAGGTGGTTGCGCTGACCGGCATGCCCGTGCACTACGATCTCGACATCATGCAGCCCGGCCAGTCCCTGTTCGACGTCACCACAAGGGTGCTCCGGGGCATGGAAGCCATCCTGGACGATGCCAGGCCCGATATTGTCATGGTGCAGGGCGACACAACCACCGCAATGGCCGCATCTCTGGCCGCGTTCTATAAGCGCATTCCGGTTGCCCATGTCGAAGCGGGACTGCGCAGCCACAATATCGATTCTCCGTTCCCCGAAGAATTGAACCGCCACATCACGGGCAATATCGCGACCTGGCATTTTGCGCCGACCGAACAAGCCAGGAGCAACCTGCTGGCTGAGGGGAAGGATGCCAGCCGCATTTTCGTGACGGGAAACACCGTCATCGACACATTGCTGTATTTCTCGGGGAAGCTGGATACCGATCAGGCCTTGAGTGCTGCGCTGGCATCGGGTTTCCCCTTTCTCGATCCGGCTAAAAAGCTGATCCTGGTCACCAGCCATCGCCGCGAAAACCAGAATGGCGGGCTCCAGAGAATCTGCGCTGCGCTCAAGACACTGGCGGCCCGCGGTGACGTTCAGATCGTCTACCCCGTGCATCCCAGCCCTGCCGTTCGCACGACCGTGGAAGCGGAACTGAGCCAGGTGCCGAACATTTTCCTGATCGAACCGCAGGACTATCTGCCGTTCCTCTACCTGCAGAAGCAGAGCTACCTGGTCCTGACCGATAGCGGTGGCGTGCAGGAGGAAGCCCCATCGCTGGGCAAGCCGGTGCTGGTGATGCGCGACAATACGGAACGTCCCGAAGGGGTCGCTGCCGGCACTGCCCGCCTGGTCGGAACAGATACCGACGCTCTGGTCGCCCATTGCAGCGCTTTGCTGAACGACCCGGCGAGCTATCAGAGCATGGCCCAGCGCCGCAATCCTTATGGCGACGGTCTGGCAAGCGCCCGCATTGTCGAGGAGTTAACTGAAAATGTCTGA
- the wecC gene encoding UDP-N-acetyl-D-mannosamine dehydrogenase — protein sequence MSEIRTVSVIGMGYIGLPTCAIFAKAGLDVFGVDTNPAVVSKVNQGEIHIVEPDLAGLISHVVSTGRLKAFETPQTADAHVIAVPTPFTSDHKPDVSYVMMAAAAIAPVLKRGDLVVLESTSPVGTTRQMADVLAELRPDLNFPHLQPDDADVFIAYSPERVLPGRVLTELVDNDRSIGGLSRASSQRAVELYSTFVAGDLYITTAESAEMVKLTENAFRDVNIAFANELSAVCQHLGLNVWEVIELANRHPRVNILNPGPGVGGHCIAVDPYFIIDAAPEQTPMMQAARKINSGRPHGVMHEVEALLEPGRRHTIACLGLSFKSNIDDMRESPAVEVVKLISELPDATVLAAEPHAQGLPSELEGRGIIFMDALSAISNADIVLLLVDHRQFSFIDPEALKDKKLIDTRGLWTWRKSKRTDSRIEGRNSTLRPRRRSTDRAA from the coding sequence ATGTCTGAGATTCGGACTGTTTCCGTCATCGGCATGGGCTATATCGGCCTGCCGACCTGCGCCATATTTGCCAAGGCTGGGCTGGACGTTTTCGGGGTGGATACAAATCCCGCCGTTGTGAGCAAGGTCAATCAGGGCGAGATACATATTGTCGAACCCGACCTGGCGGGCCTGATCAGTCATGTCGTCTCTACCGGTCGCTTGAAGGCGTTTGAGACGCCGCAGACGGCAGATGCCCATGTCATCGCCGTGCCCACGCCCTTTACCAGCGACCACAAGCCAGACGTCAGCTATGTGATGATGGCAGCAGCGGCGATTGCGCCGGTGCTCAAGCGTGGCGATCTGGTCGTGCTCGAATCGACCTCGCCGGTCGGCACCACGCGCCAGATGGCCGACGTTCTGGCCGAGCTTCGCCCCGATCTAAATTTCCCGCATCTGCAGCCCGATGACGCCGACGTGTTCATCGCCTATTCGCCAGAGCGTGTTTTGCCGGGAAGGGTTCTTACCGAACTGGTCGATAATGACCGCTCAATCGGCGGGCTGTCACGGGCGTCATCGCAGCGGGCGGTGGAGCTCTATTCCACCTTCGTCGCCGGCGACCTCTACATTACGACTGCGGAAAGCGCCGAGATGGTCAAGCTCACGGAAAATGCCTTCCGTGACGTGAACATTGCCTTTGCCAATGAACTTTCGGCGGTCTGCCAGCATCTGGGCCTTAACGTGTGGGAAGTCATCGAACTGGCCAACCGGCATCCGCGCGTCAACATTCTCAATCCAGGCCCGGGTGTGGGTGGACACTGCATCGCTGTGGATCCTTACTTCATCATCGATGCCGCGCCTGAGCAGACGCCAATGATGCAGGCCGCGCGAAAGATCAATTCAGGCCGGCCACATGGGGTGATGCACGAGGTCGAGGCGCTTCTCGAACCGGGGCGCCGCCACACGATCGCGTGCCTGGGTCTGAGCTTCAAGTCCAATATTGACGACATGCGGGAAAGTCCCGCCGTCGAAGTCGTCAAGCTCATCTCGGAACTGCCAGATGCGACGGTGCTTGCCGCCGAGCCGCATGCGCAGGGCCTGCCCTCCGAACTCGAAGGGCGCGGCATCATCTTTATGGATGCCCTGTCGGCCATCAGCAATGCCGATATCGTCCTTCTACTGGTCGATCACCGCCAGTTCAGCTTCATCGATCCCGAAGCGCTCAAGGACAAGAAACTGATCGATACCAGGGGATTGTGGACCTGGCGCAAGTCCAAACGCACCGATAGCCGCATCGAAGGGCGCAACAGTACGCTCCGCCCGCGTCGGCGGAGCACGGACAGGGCCGCCTGA
- a CDS encoding WecB/TagA/CpsF family glycosyltransferase — translation MSTNWQAHPLLLARRRTFLGAPIHDLSMDETLDLAIEAMQSKRPMLHTVINVAKLVNMGKNAELRADVASADVINFDGMGVLWGARLLGVPAQERVPGVDLMSNLLARCEKQNFRPYLFGAERHVLEAMVVELRRRHPGLSIAGMRDGYFKPDEEPAIVEAINASKADCLFVALPTPHKERFLKRHREALTPSFVMGVGGSFDVYGNKVRRAPKFMQAMGLEWLFRTMQEPRRLWRRYYETNTAYVVLLWHAYMDRRSGF, via the coding sequence ATGAGTACAAACTGGCAAGCCCATCCGCTGCTTCTGGCGCGACGCCGTACCTTCCTTGGCGCGCCTATCCACGATCTGAGCATGGACGAAACGCTCGATCTGGCAATAGAGGCCATGCAGTCGAAACGGCCCATGCTGCACACGGTGATCAACGTCGCCAAACTCGTCAACATGGGCAAGAATGCCGAACTCCGCGCCGATGTTGCATCGGCCGACGTCATCAATTTTGATGGCATGGGCGTGCTCTGGGGCGCCAGGCTGCTTGGCGTGCCCGCCCAGGAACGGGTTCCTGGCGTCGACCTGATGAGCAATCTCCTCGCCCGTTGCGAGAAGCAGAACTTTCGCCCCTATCTTTTCGGCGCTGAGCGCCATGTGCTTGAGGCCATGGTCGTGGAACTGCGTCGGCGTCACCCCGGGTTGAGCATTGCCGGCATGCGCGATGGCTATTTCAAACCGGATGAAGAGCCCGCAATTGTCGAGGCAATCAATGCGTCCAAGGCCGATTGTCTTTTTGTCGCCCTGCCCACCCCGCATAAGGAGCGCTTCCTCAAACGGCACCGCGAGGCACTGACCCCGAGTTTTGTTATGGGGGTCGGCGGCAGTTTCGACGTTTACGGCAACAAGGTTCGCCGCGCGCCCAAATTCATGCAGGCGATGGGGCTCGAATGGCTTTTCCGCACCATGCAGGAGCCCAGGCGGCTCTGGCGCCGCTACTATGAAACCAATACCGCCTATGTGGTACTGCTTTGGCACGCCTATATGGATCGTCGCTCCGGGTTCTGA
- a CDS encoding Ppx/GppA phosphatase family protein, translating to MTDSDRSAAGLSSLDEPAIRAPSVPGLAGRAGGNAPMPAADKRTPAAPNPRKHRGPIYAALDLGTNNCRLLIARPHDHGFRVLDGFTRIVRLGEGVSVTGRLSDAAMERTMEALRQCRNKLREHQPARMRLIATEACRAAENGPAFLARVKDELGLELEIVDRRTEAELAVTGCADLIEGAAAGALMFDIGGGSSELAWLDFRGGRPRAQGRMSASIRSWQSLPVGVVSIAEKFGGVDVTPDVFEAMVLHVSEHLRQFRGREKLRQMIATHPVHLIGTSGTVTTLAGLHLGLERYERQKVDGLWMKRSDVDDTLKVLLSMPFDRRVSHPCIGRDRADLVLPGCAIFEAIRREWPTERVRVADRGLREGILISLMDADRTQSRASRYVRRNGNGG from the coding sequence GTGACCGATTCCGATCGGTCCGCTGCCGGGCTTTCCTCGCTTGACGAGCCGGCAATCCGTGCCCCGTCCGTTCCTGGACTGGCGGGGAGGGCAGGGGGCAATGCCCCCATGCCTGCAGCGGACAAGCGGACGCCAGCCGCCCCGAATCCGCGCAAACATCGCGGCCCCATCTATGCCGCGCTCGACCTGGGCACCAATAATTGCCGCCTGCTGATCGCCCGCCCGCATGATCATGGCTTCCGCGTACTCGATGGCTTTACCCGCATCGTCCGCCTGGGCGAGGGCGTTTCCGTCACCGGGCGGCTGAGCGATGCGGCCATGGAACGCACCATGGAAGCCCTGCGCCAATGCCGCAACAAGCTGCGCGAGCACCAGCCCGCCCGCATGCGGCTGATCGCCACCGAGGCCTGCCGCGCCGCCGAGAACGGCCCGGCCTTTCTCGCCCGCGTCAAGGACGAGCTGGGGCTCGAGCTCGAAATCGTCGATCGCCGCACCGAGGCCGAACTGGCCGTTACCGGCTGTGCCGACCTCATCGAGGGCGCCGCCGCGGGCGCCTTGATGTTCGATATCGGCGGCGGTTCGTCCGAACTGGCCTGGCTCGATTTTCGCGGCGGCCGCCCCAGGGCGCAGGGCCGCATGTCCGCCTCGATCCGTTCCTGGCAATCGCTGCCGGTGGGCGTCGTCTCCATTGCCGAGAAATTCGGCGGCGTCGATGTCACCCCTGATGTCTTCGAGGCCATGGTGCTCCATGTGTCCGAGCATCTGCGCCAGTTCCGCGGCCGCGAAAAGCTGCGCCAGATGATCGCCACCCATCCGGTGCATCTCATCGGGACGTCGGGCACGGTGACCACGCTGGCCGGGCTCCATCTGGGGCTGGAGCGCTATGAGCGGCAGAAGGTCGATGGCCTCTGGATGAAGCGCAGCGATGTCGACGACACGCTCAAGGTGCTGCTGTCCATGCCGTTCGACCGTCGGGTGTCCCATCCCTGCATCGGCCGCGACCGTGCCGATCTCGTGCTGCCCGGCTGCGCCATTTTCGAAGCCATTAGGCGCGAATGGCCTACCGAGCGCGTGCGCGTCGCCGATCGCGGCCTGCGCGAAGGCATCCTGATTTCCCTGATGGACGCTGACCGCACCCAAAGTCGCGCGTCGCGCTATGTCCGGAGGAATGGCAATGGTGGATAA
- a CDS encoding RlmE family RNA methyltransferase: MVDKALGTGGRKSDKDLKIRVKSAKGRKVSSTKWLERQLNDPYVARARAEGYRSRAAFKIREMDEKHKLFRKGMRVVDLGAAPGGWSQVAAKATGSTPANPLIVGIDYLEMDPIPGVILLQKDFTDDDAPAMLIEAMGGKKADLVMSDMAWPTTGHRPTDHLRIVQLIEIAAAFALDVLAPNGTFVAKVFQGGTEHELLHMLKRHFKTTMHAKPPSSRQDSAEAYLIAKGFKGSNDTVPGEGEYDR; encoded by the coding sequence ATGGTGGATAAGGCTCTCGGTACGGGCGGCCGCAAGTCCGACAAGGATCTCAAGATCCGCGTGAAATCGGCCAAGGGCCGCAAGGTCAGCTCCACCAAGTGGCTGGAGCGCCAGCTCAACGATCCCTATGTGGCGCGCGCGCGCGCCGAGGGCTATCGCTCCCGTGCCGCCTTCAAGATTCGCGAGATGGACGAGAAGCACAAGCTCTTCCGCAAGGGCATGCGCGTGGTCGATCTGGGCGCCGCCCCCGGCGGCTGGTCGCAGGTGGCAGCCAAGGCTACCGGCTCCACGCCGGCCAATCCGCTGATCGTAGGCATCGACTATCTCGAAATGGACCCGATTCCCGGCGTCATCCTGCTGCAGAAGGATTTCACCGACGACGATGCGCCCGCCATGCTCATCGAGGCCATGGGCGGCAAGAAAGCCGACCTTGTCATGAGCGACATGGCCTGGCCCACCACCGGCCATCGTCCCACCGATCACCTGCGCATCGTCCAGCTCATCGAGATCGCCGCGGCTTTCGCGCTCGACGTGCTGGCGCCCAACGGTACCTTCGTCGCCAAGGTGTTTCAGGGCGGCACCGAGCATGAACTGCTGCATATGCTCAAGCGCCATTTCAAGACCACCATGCACGCCAAGCCGCCATCCAGCCGGCAGGATTCGGCCGAGGCCTACCTCATTGCCAAGGGCTTCAAGGGCAGTAACGACACTGTGCCAGGCGAAGGCGAATACGACCGCTAA
- a CDS encoding MDR family MFS transporter yields the protein MSRILPLILATALFMENMDATVIATSLAAIAEDIGTDPISLKLALTAYLVALAIFIPVSSWMADRFGARNVFRVAMIVFMVGSVACAVSGSLLAFVVARFLQGMGGAMMTPVARLVLVRATPRHQLVNAMAWLTIPGLIGPIMGPPFGGFLTTFLSWHWIFLINVPIGIVGVLLVGRYMPDTQRNAPRRIDMGGFVLAGTAFALFAFGTSVISLPALPPVIGVIATVVGIGIGAIYVRHALRTDYPLLDVRLFRFPYFRSAIVAGSAFRLGQGATPFLFPLMLQLIFGMTPFESGMVTFAGAVGAIIAKFFADWIFKELGFKLSLIISTAISALGIVVMGLYTPETPVPLIISILVFTGFWNSTFWTGSSVFVFADIDDKDAGQANVISQVSSQLTMAMGIAVGGGVLEATQVFRGDGTLLLSDFHAAFFVVGAICAISTVMFMRLPKNAGHELTKAPHPH from the coding sequence GTGTCACGCATCCTGCCCCTCATTCTGGCGACCGCGCTGTTCATGGAAAACATGGATGCGACGGTCATCGCCACATCGCTGGCGGCCATTGCCGAGGATATCGGCACCGATCCGATCTCGCTGAAGCTGGCGCTGACCGCCTATCTGGTGGCGCTCGCCATCTTCATTCCCGTTTCGAGCTGGATGGCCGACCGATTCGGGGCGCGCAACGTGTTCCGCGTCGCCATGATCGTGTTCATGGTCGGCTCGGTGGCCTGCGCGGTTTCCGGCTCGCTGCTGGCTTTCGTGGTCGCCCGCTTCCTCCAGGGCATGGGCGGGGCGATGATGACGCCGGTGGCGCGGCTGGTGCTGGTGCGGGCGACGCCGCGCCACCAATTGGTCAATGCCATGGCCTGGCTGACCATTCCGGGGCTGATCGGCCCGATCATGGGGCCGCCCTTCGGCGGCTTTCTCACCACCTTCCTGAGCTGGCACTGGATTTTCCTCATCAACGTGCCGATCGGCATTGTCGGCGTGCTGCTGGTGGGGCGGTATATGCCCGATACGCAGCGCAACGCGCCGCGGCGGATCGACATGGGCGGCTTCGTGCTGGCGGGCACCGCCTTTGCGCTCTTCGCCTTCGGCACGTCGGTGATCAGCCTGCCGGCGCTGCCGCCTGTCATCGGGGTCATCGCCACCGTGGTCGGCATCGGAATCGGCGCGATCTATGTGCGCCATGCCCTGCGCACGGACTATCCGCTGCTCGATGTGCGGCTGTTCCGCTTTCCCTATTTCCGCAGCGCCATCGTGGCCGGCTCGGCCTTCCGGCTGGGACAGGGGGCGACACCGTTCCTGTTTCCGCTGATGCTGCAACTGATCTTCGGCATGACGCCGTTCGAATCCGGCATGGTGACCTTTGCCGGGGCGGTGGGCGCCATCATCGCCAAGTTCTTCGCCGACTGGATCTTCAAGGAACTCGGCTTCAAGCTGTCGCTGATCATCTCGACCGCCATTTCGGCACTCGGCATCGTGGTGATGGGGCTCTATACGCCCGAAACGCCGGTGCCGCTGATCATCAGCATCCTGGTCTTCACCGGGTTCTGGAACTCCACCTTCTGGACCGGCTCAAGCGTATTCGTCTTCGCCGATATCGACGACAAGGATGCCGGCCAGGCCAATGTGATCAGTCAGGTGAGTTCGCAACTGACAATGGCCATGGGCATCGCCGTGGGCGGGGGCGTGCTGGAGGCGACGCAGGTCTTCCGCGGCGACGGCACATTGCTGCTGTCGGACTTCCACGCCGCATTCTTCGTGGTCGGCGCGATCTGCGCGATTTCCACTGTCATGTTCATGCGGCTGCCGAAGAATGCCGGGCACGAGCTGACGAAGGCGCCGCATCCCCATTGA
- a CDS encoding MFS transporter → MEQMDSTVIATSLPAIATDIGTDPIALKLALTAYFVALAIFIPISGWMADRFGAKNIFRLAIFVFMLGSLACSFSFSLETFVMSRFFQGIGSSMMTPVGRLLLVRSTPRNELVSAMAWLTVPGLLGPLTGPLIGGFLTTYLSWHWIFWINIPIGIAGIILAGMFLNVPDQRNPRPVDTVGFVLAGMAFAGCVFGLSVVSLPALPIIYGYMTIAIGVTAGILYLLHARRTKFPLLDPALLRHRLFRSSITGGSFFRIGVGAVPFLLPLMLQLGFGLNPFQSGAITFVSAIGAIMSKFIAERVYARFGFPRVLGFASLFGGLLIAAQGLFNIDTPTPVIMAILLAGGILRSVFFTGSNALGYADVDDEEASQATAIVAVAQQLSVAFGVAVAGAILEISTRTHGGELTLFDFQIAFFVVGGLSAFAGFIYFRLPADAGSNVSGHRNTAIEKE, encoded by the coding sequence ATGGAACAGATGGATTCGACCGTCATCGCCACGTCGCTGCCGGCGATCGCGACCGATATCGGCACCGATCCGATCGCGCTCAAGCTGGCGCTGACGGCCTATTTCGTGGCTTTGGCCATCTTCATTCCGATCAGCGGGTGGATGGCCGATAGGTTCGGGGCCAAGAACATTTTCCGGCTGGCCATTTTCGTGTTCATGCTGGGCTCGCTGGCCTGCTCGTTCTCGTTCTCGCTCGAAACCTTCGTGATGTCGCGCTTCTTCCAGGGCATCGGCAGCTCGATGATGACGCCGGTGGGGCGCCTGCTGCTGGTGCGCTCGACGCCGCGAAACGAACTGGTCTCGGCCATGGCCTGGCTCACCGTTCCCGGGCTGCTGGGCCCGCTGACCGGTCCGCTGATCGGCGGGTTCCTGACGACCTATCTGAGCTGGCACTGGATTTTCTGGATCAACATCCCGATCGGCATTGCCGGCATCATCCTGGCCGGCATGTTCCTCAACGTGCCCGATCAGCGCAATCCGCGGCCGGTCGATACGGTCGGCTTCGTGCTGGCGGGCATGGCCTTTGCCGGCTGCGTGTTCGGCCTGTCGGTGGTGAGCCTGCCGGCGCTGCCGATCATCTATGGCTATATGACCATCGCGATCGGCGTCACGGCGGGCATTCTCTACCTGCTGCATGCGCGGCGCACCAAGTTTCCGCTGCTCGACCCTGCCTTGCTGCGGCATCGGCTGTTCCGCTCCTCGATTACCGGCGGTTCGTTCTTCCGCATCGGGGTGGGCGCAGTGCCGTTCCTGCTGCCGCTCATGCTGCAGCTCGGCTTCGGGCTCAATCCGTTCCAGTCCGGCGCCATTACCTTCGTCTCGGCCATCGGCGCGATCATGAGCAAGTTCATCGCCGAGCGGGTCTATGCCCGCTTCGGTTTTCCGCGCGTGCTGGGCTTCGCATCGCTGTTCGGCGGGCTGCTGATCGCCGCGCAGGGGCTGTTCAATATCGACACGCCGACGCCGGTCATCATGGCCATATTGCTGGCGGGCGGCATCTTGCGGTCGGTGTTCTTCACCGGCTCCAACGCCCTGGGCTATGCCGATGTGGACGACGAAGAGGCCAGCCAGGCCACGGCCATCGTGGCGGTGGCCCAGCAGCTCAGCGTGGCCTTCGGCGTGGCGGTGGCCGGCGCCATCCTCGAGATCAGCACGCGGACCCATGGCGGGGAACTGACGCTGTTCGATTTCCAGATCGCGTTTTTCGTGGTCGGCGGGCTCAGCGCCTTTGCGGGCTTCATCTATTTCCGGCTGCCAGCCGATGCCGGCAGCAATGTTTCGGGCCACCGGAACACCGCTATCGAGAAGGAGTGA